The proteins below are encoded in one region of Apium graveolens cultivar Ventura chromosome 4, ASM990537v1, whole genome shotgun sequence:
- the LOC141719760 gene encoding kinetochore protein NDC80 homolog, which yields MCKRDNVKYIKYNEVAKLASHERCQPLELLLGVMHRLVQIGNYGEVTREEGLEYEENGIFDFSLRSYYYYISGDDERMESEDAVFLEKVTNERNVVEKNVNALVEKVRELEGKLEGLKNGPSEKEALEEQRKLLEEDVKKFYTMIEQLDMHTVNVQKSLEDKEKELEVKAVERKQICEENEELKSRVEEQGFNARDVERMKRELQAVERSTGYVEAERNSWEEKSWEVDSKIRKKFKELESLMIECNQAIKKFVFLFCYTIW from the coding sequence ATGTGTAAGAGAGATAAtgtaaaatatattaaatataatgaGGTGGCAAAGTTGGCATCTCATGAGAGGTGCCAACCATTGGAGTTGCTCTTAGGAGTTATGCATCGGTTAGTTCAAATTGGGAATTACGGTGAGGTTACAAGAGAGGAGGGGTTGGAGTATGAGGAGAATGGGATTTTTGATTTCTCGTTGaggagttattattattatattagtggggatgatgagaggatggagagtgAGGATGCGGTTTTTTTGGAGAAAGTTACGAATGAGAGGAATGTGGTGGAGAAAAATGTGAATGCGTTGGTGGAGAAAGTGAGGGAGTTGGAAGGGAAGTTAGAGGGGTTGAAGAATGGGCCGTCGGAGAAAGAGGCGTTGGAGGAACAAAGGAAGTTGTTAGAGGAAGATGTTAAAAAGTTTTATACGATGATTGAGCAGTTAGACATGCATACTGTGAATGTGCAGAAGAGTTTGGAGGATAAGGAGAAGGAGTTGGAGGTGAAGGCGGTGGAGAGGAAGCAGATATGTGAGGAGAATGAGGAGTTAAAGAGTCGAGTGGAGGAGCAGGGGTTTAATGCAAGAGATGTTGAGAGGATGAAGAGGGAGTTGCAGGCTGTTGAGAGGAGTACAGGGTATGTTGAGGCTGAGAGGAATTCGTGGGAGGAGAAGTCATGGGAGGTTGACAGTAAGATCAGGAAGAAGTTTAAAGAACTTGAGAGCCTGATGATTGAATGCAACCAAGCTATCAAGAAGTTCGTTTTTTTGTTCTGTTACACTATATGGTGA